The following proteins are encoded in a genomic region of Magnolia sinica isolate HGM2019 chromosome 1, MsV1, whole genome shotgun sequence:
- the LOC131241557 gene encoding putative DUF21 domain-containing protein At3g13070, chloroplastic isoform X2, translating to MRKISEEKSGGFVTCESHSKEKRVDNIVGIAYAMDMLDYVEKVDKLESSIVGAIAHKPTYFVPGYGEACDSEIY from the exons ATGAGAAAGATTTCCGAAGAAAAGTCTGGTGGGTTTGTCACTTGTGAGAGCCATTCTAAAGAAAAGCGTGTTGACAATATAGTGGGTATTGCATATGCAATGGATATGCTGGATTATGTTGAAAAG GTTGATAAACTAGAAAGTTCTATTGTGGGAGCAATTGCGCATAAGCCTACCTACTTTGTACctg GATATGGTGAAGCTTGTGATTCAGAGATATACTAG
- the LOC131241557 gene encoding putative DUF21 domain-containing protein At3g13070, chloroplastic isoform X1, with protein sequence MRKISEEKSGGFVTCESHSKEKRVDNIVGIAYAMDMLDYVEKVDKLESSIVGAIAHKPTYFVPDSMSVWNLLREFRIGRIW encoded by the exons ATGAGAAAGATTTCCGAAGAAAAGTCTGGTGGGTTTGTCACTTGTGAGAGCCATTCTAAAGAAAAGCGTGTTGACAATATAGTGGGTATTGCATATGCAATGGATATGCTGGATTATGTTGAAAAG GTTGATAAACTAGAAAGTTCTATTGTGGGAGCAATTGCGCATAAGCCTACCTACTTTGTACctg ATTCAATGTCCGTGTGGAATCTGCTGAGAGAGTTCCGCATAGGAAG GATATGGTGA
- the LOC131241531 gene encoding lon protease homolog 2, peroxisomal-like, with amino-acid sequence MEVIPMGVNGHEIANALRSTPALVVDEAMLEKILGPPRFDDGETAKRMATPGVSIGLVWTSFGGDVQFVEATSMVGKGDLHLTSQLGDVIKESTQIALTWVRARVADLKFSAAGDINLLENQHIHIHFPAGAVPKDGPSAGVTLVTSLVSLFCQRRVRADTAMTGDYY; translated from the exons ATGGAAGTCATTCCAATGGGTGTTAACGGACATGAAATAGCAAATGCTCTTAGGAGTACCCCAGCATTGGTTGTAGATGAGGCTATGCTGGAAAAGATACTGGGG CCTCCTAGGTTTGATGACGGAGAAACTGCAAAACGTATGGCAACTCCTGGAGTATCAATTGGGCTCGTCTGGACCTCCTTTGGTGGAGACGTCCAGTTCGTTGaggccacatcaatggtgggAAAGGGTGATTTGCATCTCACTAGCCAACTTGGTGATGTTATCAAAGAATCTACTCAAATAGCTCTAACATGG GTAAGGGCAAGAGTAGCAGATCTTAAGTTTTCAGCTGCTGGGGATATCAATTTGCTTGAGAATCAGCATATTCATATACATTTTCCAGCAGGAGCTGTACCTAAGGATGGACCCTCAGCAGGAGTCACTTTGGTAACATCTTTAGTTTCTCTGTTTTGTCAAAGAAGAGTTCGAGCAGATACAGCAATGACTGGAGATTACTATTGA